GTCTGCGAGCGCGAAGTGGCCGTCAACCGGCTGACCGCGCCCGAGCTCTATCTCGGCACCGTGCCGATCACGCGCGAGGCGGACGGAACGCTGGCGCTCGGCGGACAGGGGGTGCCGGTCGAATGGGCGGTGCACATGCGCCGTTTCGACGAGACGAAGACGCTCGACAAGCTGACGGCGACGGGCGGCCTCGACAACCACCTGATCGACGAACTGGCCGAACGGGTCGCCGACCTGCACGCCAGGGCGCCGGTGGCGCATCCCGCCGATGCCGCCGGCGAGGTCGCCCGGGTCGCCCGGGAAAACTGCGCCGAACTCGCCGGGCATCCCGACCTGTTCGCCGCCGACGCCGTCGCCGATCTGCTCGAGCGCACCGACGACGCGCTCGCCCGGCTCACGCCCCTGATCCGGTCGCGGGCGGCGGCGGGGCAGGTGCGACGCTGCCACGGCGATCTGCATCTGGGCAACGTGGCGCTGATCGACGGCGCTCCGGTCATCTTCGATGCCATCGAGTTCGACGAAACGCTCGCCACCATCGATATCCTCTACGACCTCGCCTTCCTGATCATGGACCTGTGGCAGCGGGGCCTGCGCGCCCCGGCGAATCGGGTCTTCAACCGCTGGCTCACCGAACGGCGCGATCCGGACGATCTCGACGGACTGGCGCTGCTGCCGCTCTTCCTGTCCATGCGCGCGGCGATCCGCGCCAAGGTCGCGGCCCCGCGCGCGGCGCACCTGACGGGCGCGGCGCGGCGGGAAGCCGAAGAGGAAGCGCGCACTATGTTCGAGGTCGCACGCGGCTTTCTCGACCCGCCGCCGGCGCGGCTCGTCGCCATCGGCGGGCTGTCGGGCAGCGGAAAGACCACCGTCGCCTACGCCGTCGCGCCCCATATCGGCCCGGCGCCGGGCGCCGTGGTGGTGCGCAGCGACATCATGCGCAAGGTATTGTTCGACACCTCGGAAACCGAACGGCTGCCGGACGAGGCCTACGCGCCGGCGGTCGGCGCCCGGGTCTACGCCGAGATCGAGGCGTGGGCCGCCCGGGCGCTCGCCGCCGGCCACGGGGCGATCCTCGATGCCGTCCATTCCAAACCCGCCGAGCGCGATGCCGCCCGCGCCGTCGGAACCGCGGCCGGCGTGGCTTTCGACGGCCTGTGGCTTCAGGCAAATCCCGAAACCATGATGCGACGAGTCACGGACCGGACGGGAGACGCCTCCGACGCCACGGCCGAAATCGTCAAAAGGCAGCTCGCATACGAGACCGGTCCGATCGACTGGACAATCGTCGATGCCGGCGGCGGACGCGAGGATGCGATCGCCCGCGCCAGGCAGGCCCTTGCTATCGATTTATCAATACCCTCGAATTGACCATAGGACCCGTCGGATCCTCGAACCCCGTCGGGTCCACGAACAAGGAGACTTCCATGCCCCGCTTACCCCTCGTGCTCGCCGCTTTCGTCCTTCTCGCCGCTCCGCGGCTTGCCGGCGCCGAGGAGATCGAGGCCGTGTTCAACTGCGACGGCGATCTCACGCTGAACGTGGTCTTCGACAACGACGCCGAGCCAAACACCGCCGTCGTGACGATCGAAGGCCAGGATCCGATCACCCTGCCGATCGCCATATCGGGCTCGGGCTACTACTATACGAACGGCAAATACGGTCTGCGCGGAAAGGGCGACGAGGCGACCTGGGAAGTCGGCAGGATGGCGCCGATCAACTGCACGGCCGAAGAGTAACCACGCCAGCAACCGACCGGAGGACGGGATGGGACCAGTTCGACGTCTAGCGCTTGCGGTCGCAGGCACGGTGGCGTGCCTGGCCCCGGCGCAACCGGGCCAGGCCGGCCAGACCAGCGTGGTCTATGGCTGCGAGGGCCGGTTCAAGCTGCACGTCACCTTCGACAGCGACGCCGGCACCGCGACTGTGTCGGCGAGCCATCTGGGGACGCTGACCATGCAGGCCGTCCCGAGCGGCGATGGATTCCACTACAAGTCCGGCAAATACCAACTGCGCGGGCGCGGCAACCAGGCCTCCTGGCACGTCGGCATGAGCAAGCCGCTCCCCTGCGTTGCCGAATAGCACGGAAGCCGCAAAGCCGGGGCAGCCTCAGACATCGATCTGATACGCCAGGAACGGCGTCTTGCGACCGATGCGGTCGTAGAATGCCCGGGCACGGTAGTTGTCCTCCGCCGTCAACCAGCGAATGACCGCCCAGTCGCGCTGGCGGCATATCTCCTGCAGCGCCACCATCAGCGCTTCCGCGGCGCCGGACCCGCGCGCCTGCGGATCGACGAACAAGTCGTTCAGGAAGCAGGCCGTGTTGGCGCCGAGCGGCCGGGCGAAGGCCTGATAGTGGGCAAGCCCGATGGCCCGCCCGGCGTCGTCGAGGGCGACGATCGCCTCGGCTTCATGGTCGGGATCGAAGATCCAATGCCAAACGCGCTCGCGCATCTGCGGCGTCTGCGCGACCTTGTAGAACGCGGCGTATCCGGCGAACAGCCGTTCCCAGTCCTCGCGGTGCTCCGGGGCGAGAGGGACGACGTGGACATTGGACTTCGGCTGCATGGAGGGCTCCTCGATGTGGCAGGACGTTAACGCTACGCCATCGGCGCATCGAGGGCGAACGTCATTCCGCGCGGAAATGCCGTCTCCTCGGGCGAGGCACACGAAATGCTCTACGGCAGCAGCACCGCCGCGCCGGTGAGCCGCCCGTCCCGCAGGCGGGCCAGTGCATCGTTGGCCTGGTCCAGCGGGACCGCCTCGACGGTCGTCTCCACCGGGACCTCGGCAGCGATGCGGAGGAACGCGTCACCGTCGGCGCGGGTCAGGTTGGCGACGGAACGCACCACCCGCTCACCCCACAGGATCGAGTAGGGAAAGGACGGGATATCGCTCATGTGGATCCCGGCGCAGACGACGGTTCCACCCTTGCGAACGGCTTCGAGCGCCGCCGGCACCAGCGCGCCGACGGGCGCGAAGATCACGGCGAAATCGAGCGGCTCGGGCGCCGGCTTGTCGGAATCGCCGACCCATTCGGCGCCGAGCGCGGCGGCGAAGTCCTGGGCGGCGGTGTCGCCCGGCCGGGTGAAGGCAAAAACGCGCTGGCCGAGATGGCGGGCGACCTGGGCCATGATGTGGGCGGCGGCGCCGAAGCCGTAGATGCCGATCGTCTCCGCGTCCCCGGCCATGCGGTGGGCGCGATGGCCGATCAGACCGGCGCACAGGAGCGGCGCCGCGTGCCGATCGTCGAAGGTTGCGGGCAGCGGGAAGCAGAAGCGGGCATCGGCGAGCATGTGCGTGGCATAGCCGCCGTCGAGCTGATAGCCGGTGAACCGGGCCCGGTTGCACAGGTTCTCCTGTCCCGACCGGCAATAGCGGCACGCGCCGCAGGTCCAGCCGAGCCAGGGCACGCCGATGCGATCGCCGAGCGACAGGCCGGCGACGCCCTCGCCCAGCGCGGCCACCGTACCGACGACTTCGTGACCCGGCACGATCGGATAGGGAATGTCGGGCAATTCGTTGTCGACAACATGCAGGTCGGTGCGGCAGACGCCGCAGGCGTGCACAGCGATCAGCACCTGGCCGGCGCGGGGCGCCGGTATCGGCCGCTCTCGCATCACGAGCGGCGTACCCGGCGCCTCCAGAACCATTGCCTTCATCATGCCTTCAGGCGCCATGGCGACAATCCGTCTGCGTGTTCGGTTCCGTAACGGCGACATTTGAAGCAAAACCGCCCGGCAGTTGAAGCAATTCCGGACGAGTTCGTTCAACACCGGTTAGCGCAAGTGCCCTACGCTGTGCAATGGAGGGGCTGCGGGGTGTCCCGGTACTGCGTACCAGGGTTTCGAACCCAGACGGAGGGACCTCGCGATGCTGGACATGCGTCAATTCGCGCTTCTCGCCGTGCTTGTCGGCACCATGGTTGCCGCGCTCGGTCCGGTGAGCATCTAGACCCTTGGTATCGCGGGACCGACGGCTGCAGCCCCAGTCCCGCGATACCGCGACGATCGACGCGGGTACTATCGCTCATCTGTAGCAGGTGCATTCCGACATCCGCCCCGGAACGG
This Microbaculum marinisediminis DNA region includes the following protein-coding sequences:
- a CDS encoding MliC family protein gives rise to the protein MGPVRRLALAVAGTVACLAPAQPGQAGQTSVVYGCEGRFKLHVTFDSDAGTATVSASHLGTLTMQAVPSGDGFHYKSGKYQLRGRGNQASWHVGMSKPLPCVAE
- a CDS encoding MliC family protein, translating into MPRLPLVLAAFVLLAAPRLAGAEEIEAVFNCDGDLTLNVVFDNDAEPNTAVVTIEGQDPITLPIAISGSGYYYTNGKYGLRGKGDEATWEVGRMAPINCTAEE
- a CDS encoding GNAT family N-acetyltransferase; the protein is MQPKSNVHVVPLAPEHREDWERLFAGYAAFYKVAQTPQMRERVWHWIFDPDHEAEAIVALDDAGRAIGLAHYQAFARPLGANTACFLNDLFVDPQARGSGAAEALMVALQEICRQRDWAVIRWLTAEDNYRARAFYDRIGRKTPFLAYQIDV
- a CDS encoding zinc-dependent alcohol dehydrogenase family protein, with product MKAMVLEAPGTPLVMRERPIPAPRAGQVLIAVHACGVCRTDLHVVDNELPDIPYPIVPGHEVVGTVAALGEGVAGLSLGDRIGVPWLGWTCGACRYCRSGQENLCNRARFTGYQLDGGYATHMLADARFCFPLPATFDDRHAAPLLCAGLIGHRAHRMAGDAETIGIYGFGAAAHIMAQVARHLGQRVFAFTRPGDTAAQDFAAALGAEWVGDSDKPAPEPLDFAVIFAPVGALVPAALEAVRKGGTVVCAGIHMSDIPSFPYSILWGERVVRSVANLTRADGDAFLRIAAEVPVETTVEAVPLDQANDALARLRDGRLTGAAVLLP
- a CDS encoding AAA family ATPase produces the protein MTATTEDQACQAEVTAFLADPATYGTGLAAVERIDTHAAIVFLAGDTVYKIKRAVRFPFLDFSTLDRRKAVCEREVAVNRLTAPELYLGTVPITREADGTLALGGQGVPVEWAVHMRRFDETKTLDKLTATGGLDNHLIDELAERVADLHARAPVAHPADAAGEVARVARENCAELAGHPDLFAADAVADLLERTDDALARLTPLIRSRAAAGQVRRCHGDLHLGNVALIDGAPVIFDAIEFDETLATIDILYDLAFLIMDLWQRGLRAPANRVFNRWLTERRDPDDLDGLALLPLFLSMRAAIRAKVAAPRAAHLTGAARREAEEEARTMFEVARGFLDPPPARLVAIGGLSGSGKTTVAYAVAPHIGPAPGAVVVRSDIMRKVLFDTSETERLPDEAYAPAVGARVYAEIEAWAARALAAGHGAILDAVHSKPAERDAARAVGTAAGVAFDGLWLQANPETMMRRVTDRTGDASDATAEIVKRQLAYETGPIDWTIVDAGGGREDAIARARQALAIDLSIPSN